From a single Nocardioides panacis genomic region:
- a CDS encoding CsbD family protein, with protein sequence MGNDDKIANKGEGLLGSAKEKLGDATNDRDLQAEGKKDQSKADLKQAGEKVKDAFKN encoded by the coding sequence ATGGGTAACGACGACAAGATCGCGAACAAGGGCGAGGGGCTTCTCGGCAGCGCCAAGGAGAAGCTCGGCGACGCCACGAACGACCGCGACCTGCAGGCCGAGGGCAAGAAGGACCAGAGCAAGGCCGACCTGAAGCAGGCCGGCGAGAAGGTCAAGGACGCGTTCAAGAACTGA